From one Haloferax marinisediminis genomic stretch:
- a CDS encoding anthranilate phosphoribosyltransferase — protein sequence MAAVDSEFGEWPLKRLMTEVVGTGTKSAEDMTRAQAMEAMRRILADEPDHTTLGAFWLANRWKHNNAEELAAYTDVMAEHVNYAEPKVDPVDCGANYDGKGKTAILGVAAGVTAAAAGTPVVVHSGDRVPTQKQDAYKHVLDALGVRTELEPDESADMVDDTGFGFYYQPKFNPAIHALWERRDNMGVRTFINTIETIANPANASVHLGSFYHLAFAKKMTDTLKESHHHDLRRVVMFQGMEGYDDIRPGYTKVAEWTADGADGTFDDFEIETANYGMDFEYDDLGVNEDDVAGDSATITEEVLSGERTDRFADAVALNAALRIYAREDADSIDEGLEMAREAIESGAAAAVLEDLRDF from the coding sequence ATGGCAGCAGTCGACAGTGAGTTCGGGGAGTGGCCGCTGAAACGTCTGATGACAGAAGTCGTCGGCACGGGAACGAAGTCCGCCGAGGACATGACGCGAGCGCAGGCGATGGAAGCGATGCGGCGCATCCTCGCGGACGAACCCGACCACACGACGCTCGGGGCGTTCTGGCTCGCCAACCGCTGGAAACACAACAACGCCGAAGAACTCGCCGCGTACACCGACGTGATGGCCGAACACGTCAACTACGCCGAGCCGAAAGTCGACCCCGTCGACTGTGGCGCGAACTACGACGGTAAGGGCAAGACGGCCATCCTCGGCGTCGCTGCGGGTGTCACCGCTGCGGCCGCCGGCACGCCCGTCGTCGTTCACTCTGGTGACCGCGTCCCGACCCAGAAGCAGGACGCCTACAAACACGTCCTCGACGCACTCGGCGTTCGCACGGAACTCGAACCCGACGAATCCGCCGACATGGTGGACGACACTGGCTTCGGCTTCTACTACCAGCCGAAGTTCAACCCAGCTATCCACGCCCTCTGGGAGCGCCGTGACAACATGGGCGTTCGGACGTTCATCAACACCATCGAGACCATCGCGAACCCGGCGAACGCCTCGGTCCACCTCGGGTCGTTCTACCACCTCGCCTTTGCGAAGAAGATGACGGACACGCTCAAAGAAAGCCACCACCACGACCTCCGTCGCGTCGTCATGTTCCAGGGCATGGAAGGCTACGACGACATCCGCCCCGGGTACACGAAGGTCGCCGAGTGGACCGCCGACGGCGCCGACGGTACCTTCGACGACTTCGAAATCGAGACGGCCAACTACGGCATGGACTTCGAGTACGACGACCTCGGCGTGAACGAAGACGACGTCGCCGGCGACTCAGCGACGATTACCGAAGAAGTTCTCTCTGGCGAGCGCACGGACCGCTTCGCCGACGCCGTCGCGCTGAACGCGGCGCTCCGTATCTACGCCCGCGAAGACGCCGACTCCATCGACGAGGGTCTGGAGATGGCACGCGAGGCTATCGAGTCCGGTGCCGCGGCCGCGGTTCTCGAAGACCTGCGCGACTTCTGA
- a CDS encoding YgaP family membrane protein, with protein MNHNVGSLDRTVRLALGALLVVIGIGAFAGAVPLGPLPPTLGAALAVVFGAVFLVTGYRQACPLYLPFGIDTSDT; from the coding sequence ATGAATCACAACGTCGGCAGTCTCGACCGGACGGTTCGTCTCGCACTCGGAGCACTCCTCGTCGTCATCGGCATCGGCGCGTTCGCGGGTGCGGTCCCGCTCGGACCGCTTCCGCCGACACTCGGCGCAGCACTCGCCGTCGTCTTCGGTGCCGTCTTCCTCGTTACCGGCTACCGGCAGGCGTGCCCACTGTACCTCCCGTTCGGTATCGACACCTCGGATACGTAG
- a CDS encoding ferredoxin, producing the protein MSEESDRPKPSDFGTDENAPPVEEKPYKIIFEANKCFGAGRCAEVADNWEMDLETGLARAKSYFIGEDELDENIRAAEVCPAKKGRGVIHVIDRRTDEELSPDPHGDGSLSVDW; encoded by the coding sequence ATGAGCGAGGAGTCCGACCGACCGAAGCCGAGCGACTTCGGGACCGACGAGAACGCCCCACCAGTCGAAGAAAAGCCGTACAAGATAATCTTCGAGGCCAACAAGTGCTTCGGGGCCGGTCGATGCGCGGAAGTCGCCGACAACTGGGAGATGGATCTCGAAACCGGCCTCGCGCGGGCCAAGTCGTACTTCATCGGCGAGGACGAACTCGACGAGAACATCCGTGCTGCAGAGGTCTGTCCGGCGAAGAAAGGCCGCGGCGTCATTCACGTCATCGACCGCCGAACCGACGAGGAACTCTCCCCGGACCCACACGGCGACGGGTCCCTCTCTGTCGACTGGTAA
- the ahbB gene encoding siroheme decarboxylase subunit beta, whose amino-acid sequence MTALSDDWRADLDEVDATLIDEYQSGFPVEAHPFCVVAEELGIDEAEALDRVRRLREKGIFRRFGAVLNPPVIGSSTLAAVSAPEDRFDEVAEIINGYQQVNHNYRRAHEWNMWFVVTAGSRETRDRILSEIEDRTGCEVLNLPMLTDYYIDLEFPVMNDDRFARESLEETEVSATRISEDATGDLSDLDARLLVEIQDGFPLTKTPYADVAAAIDADTDEVIDAIERLLDDGCIKRIGCIVNHVVTGFRNNCMVVWNVPDDELDARGEVVGSLPYVTLCYHRPRRPEQDWPYNLFTMIHGRDADAVDAKIDELADEYLPFDHERLYSTETLKQTGAQYEELVSSSE is encoded by the coding sequence ATGACCGCGCTGTCGGACGACTGGCGGGCCGACCTCGACGAGGTCGATGCCACGCTCATCGACGAGTATCAAAGCGGATTCCCCGTCGAAGCACACCCCTTCTGCGTCGTCGCCGAGGAGCTGGGTATCGACGAAGCGGAGGCTCTCGACCGAGTCCGTCGACTCCGCGAGAAGGGTATCTTCCGACGGTTCGGTGCCGTCCTCAACCCGCCCGTCATCGGGAGTTCGACCCTCGCGGCGGTCTCGGCACCAGAGGACCGATTCGACGAGGTGGCCGAAATCATCAACGGCTACCAGCAAGTGAACCACAACTACCGCCGCGCCCACGAGTGGAACATGTGGTTCGTCGTCACCGCCGGGTCGCGGGAGACACGCGACCGTATCCTCTCGGAAATCGAAGACCGAACCGGGTGTGAGGTGCTCAACCTCCCGATGCTCACGGACTACTACATCGACCTAGAGTTCCCCGTGATGAACGACGACCGGTTCGCCCGCGAGAGTCTCGAAGAGACCGAGGTGAGTGCGACGCGAATTTCCGAGGATGCGACGGGCGACCTCTCGGACCTCGATGCACGCCTCCTCGTGGAGATTCAAGATGGCTTCCCGCTGACGAAGACACCGTATGCGGACGTTGCCGCCGCCATCGACGCCGACACCGACGAGGTCATCGACGCAATCGAGCGCCTCCTCGACGATGGCTGTATCAAACGCATCGGCTGTATCGTCAACCACGTCGTCACCGGCTTTCGGAACAACTGCATGGTCGTCTGGAACGTCCCGGACGACGAACTCGACGCTCGTGGCGAAGTCGTCGGGAGTCTCCCGTACGTGACGCTCTGTTATCACCGACCCCGTCGACCAGAACAGGACTGGCCGTACAACCTGTTCACGATGATTCACGGCCGCGACGCCGACGCCGTCGATGCGAAGATAGACGAACTCGCCGACGAGTATCTCCCGTTCGACCACGAGCGACTCTACTCGACAGAGACGCTGAAGCAGACCGGCGCGCAGTACGAAGAGCTAGTGAGTTCGAGCGAGTAA
- a CDS encoding peptidylprolyl isomerase gives MSDNPTATLHTNKGDITVELFEDKVPNTVENFIGLATGEKTWVHPETDETMEGEPLYEDILFHRIIDNFMIQCGDPTGTGRGGPGYTFDDEFDSDLSHDGAGVLSMANRGPNTNGSQFFITLGAQPHLDGKHAVFGKVTDGMDVVEDIGSVPTDRQDKPVSDVVLESVDIEQ, from the coding sequence ATGAGCGACAACCCAACCGCCACGCTCCACACGAACAAGGGCGACATCACGGTCGAACTCTTCGAAGACAAGGTTCCGAACACGGTCGAGAACTTCATCGGCCTCGCGACAGGCGAGAAGACGTGGGTCCACCCCGAGACCGACGAGACGATGGAAGGCGAACCCCTCTACGAGGACATCCTCTTCCACCGCATCATTGACAACTTCATGATTCAGTGCGGCGACCCGACCGGAACCGGCCGCGGTGGCCCGGGTTACACCTTCGACGACGAGTTCGACTCGGACCTCAGCCACGATGGTGCCGGCGTCCTGTCGATGGCAAACCGCGGACCCAACACGAACGGGTCGCAGTTCTTCATCACACTCGGCGCACAGCCACACCTCGACGGCAAGCACGCCGTCTTCGGAAAAGTCACCGACGGCATGGACGTCGTCGAAGACATCGGCTCGGTCCCGACCGACCGTCAGGACAAGCCAGTGTCGGACGTCGTCCTCGAATCCGTCGACATCGAACAGTAA
- a CDS encoding CehA/McbA family metallohydrolase, with translation MSALTVRIDPHVHSEGSYDAHDPVELILEQAAEIGLDAVVITDHDVIHESIRAAQLAPMYGLVGIPGVEVSTADGHLLALGVEELPPRRRPLDETAQWVRDKGGVAIVPHPFQRSRHGIRRKRLGRYHDTSGGDAFDAIETYNSWLFTGYKNRRARRFATNRQYPGVAGSDAHKVGYVGRAYTEIEIPDMSRASLSADDILDAIRSGSTRVQGRRTPIPTSTKHYVGAAGRKSAYYAKRGALTSSVLAKKGAFKSASVAKVGALKSGYLAKRGAALGAQLLARLSPL, from the coding sequence GTGTCTGCGCTGACAGTCCGAATCGACCCGCACGTCCACTCGGAGGGCTCGTACGACGCCCACGACCCGGTCGAACTCATCTTAGAGCAGGCCGCAGAGATCGGGCTGGATGCCGTCGTCATCACCGACCACGACGTCATCCACGAGTCTATCCGAGCGGCGCAACTGGCACCGATGTACGGCCTCGTCGGAATTCCCGGTGTGGAAGTCTCGACGGCCGACGGCCACCTCCTCGCACTCGGTGTCGAAGAGCTTCCGCCCCGGCGTCGCCCCCTCGACGAGACTGCCCAGTGGGTCCGCGACAAAGGCGGTGTCGCAATCGTTCCACACCCCTTCCAGCGGAGTCGCCACGGCATCCGACGCAAGCGACTCGGAAGATACCACGACACCTCCGGTGGCGACGCCTTCGACGCCATCGAGACGTACAACTCGTGGCTCTTCACTGGCTACAAGAACCGTCGCGCTCGGCGCTTCGCTACGAACCGTCAGTACCCCGGTGTCGCCGGCAGCGACGCCCACAAAGTCGGGTACGTCGGCCGTGCGTACACCGAAATCGAGATTCCTGACATGTCTCGAGCCTCACTCTCGGCTGACGATATTCTCGATGCAATCCGCAGTGGCTCGACACGGGTCCAGGGGCGCAGGACGCCGATTCCAACGAGTACGAAACACTACGTCGGTGCCGCAGGCCGAAAGTCCGCGTACTACGCCAAACGGGGCGCGCTGACGAGCAGCGTGTTGGCCAAGAAAGGTGCCTTCAAATCGGCGTCCGTCGCGAAGGTCGGCGCACTCAAGAGCGGCTATCTCGCGAAACGCGGCGCCGCACTCGGAGCACAGTTGTTGGCTCGGCTATCGCCGTTGTAG
- a CDS encoding CPBP family intramembrane glutamic endopeptidase translates to MPSIQTRITAHPVAAFFFLAYAITWTINAPVLLFDMAPSWSTWGLFTLGALGPFLAAVVVLWVSGESVREWYKPRLRWRLRLRWYAIVVVLPLVFVALGTVLYGLLGYPIDLGVLDLGVMFYLTLPAFIVFEAIVGGGKEELGWRGFALPRLQARYGALQSGVFIGVLWALWHLPMFFTASAPHGTWPLGQQVLWGVSVVGFSVVLTWLYNETGSVWLAMLGHGAINLLSGLVPIDAAVVGTPIYDEVRVAAIGTFAVAVWVVALVLVATRGMDRLSREPASTSGFPDTTSPAGNPRRAD, encoded by the coding sequence ATGCCCTCCATTCAAACGCGGATTACTGCGCACCCAGTCGCGGCGTTCTTCTTCCTCGCGTACGCGATTACGTGGACCATCAATGCGCCAGTCCTTCTGTTCGACATGGCGCCGTCGTGGTCGACGTGGGGTCTCTTCACGCTCGGCGCGCTCGGCCCGTTCCTCGCCGCTGTGGTCGTCCTGTGGGTCAGTGGTGAGTCGGTTCGTGAGTGGTACAAACCACGGCTTCGCTGGCGCCTCCGTCTCCGGTGGTACGCCATCGTCGTCGTGCTCCCGCTCGTGTTCGTCGCACTCGGAACGGTGCTGTACGGGCTTCTCGGCTACCCAATCGACCTCGGAGTTCTCGACCTGGGCGTGATGTTCTACCTCACGCTCCCGGCTTTCATCGTGTTCGAAGCCATCGTCGGCGGTGGGAAAGAAGAACTCGGCTGGCGCGGATTCGCCCTCCCCCGGTTGCAGGCTCGATACGGGGCACTCCAGTCCGGTGTGTTCATCGGTGTTCTGTGGGCACTCTGGCACCTCCCGATGTTCTTCACGGCGTCGGCACCCCACGGGACGTGGCCACTCGGACAGCAAGTGCTCTGGGGCGTCAGTGTCGTCGGGTTCTCGGTCGTCCTGACGTGGCTGTACAACGAGACGGGGAGCGTCTGGCTCGCGATGCTCGGCCACGGTGCGATAAACCTGCTGAGTGGACTCGTCCCAATCGACGCCGCCGTCGTGGGCACGCCCATCTACGACGAAGTTCGCGTGGCCGCGATTGGGACGTTCGCCGTGGCCGTGTGGGTGGTTGCACTCGTGCTCGTCGCCACGCGCGGGATGGACCGGCTCTCCCGTGAACCAGCATCGACCAGTGGGTTCCCGGACACTACGTCACCCGCAGGGAACCCTCGCCGGGCCGACTAA
- a CDS encoding ArsR/SmtB family transcription factor, which produces MRRVLWWLIGGGRGGKNRLRIIRTLSDTPMNANQLADELDLNYKTVRHHLELLEENGVLTTMGDGYGKTYFLSDRMEQNVDLLDTIASEADLE; this is translated from the coding sequence ATGCGTCGGGTGCTCTGGTGGCTCATCGGCGGTGGTCGTGGGGGGAAAAACCGCCTGCGTATCATCCGAACGCTCTCGGACACACCGATGAACGCCAACCAACTCGCCGACGAACTGGATTTGAACTACAAGACGGTGCGGCATCATCTCGAACTCCTCGAAGAAAACGGGGTACTGACCACCATGGGTGACGGCTACGGCAAGACGTACTTTCTCTCAGACCGGATGGAACAGAACGTCGACCTGCTCGACACGATCGCATCGGAGGCTGACCTCGAATGA
- a CDS encoding superoxide dismutase, with protein sequence MSSKQDGDGRIDYNRRALLKALPIAGLAVVGTGTAAAKSAFPAVIPLPIGFQPEGIVTGLGTDFFVGSLAGGAIYRGDLRTGSGDVFVPPTGGPAVGLSHDARSNYLFVAGGPTGRASVYDADTGALVADYELQDSQFVNDVVVTRTAAYFTDSARPSLYRIPLGAGGDVPNQSAVEEIPLSGDFTSVAGFNANGIDAPPNGKYLIVVNTSTGLLYKVDPASGDATEIDLGGETVTAGDGILLAGRTLYVVRNQLNQIAVVTLDPDATAGEVVDVITNPLFDVPTTVTGFGNSLYAVNARFGTPPANAEYDVVRVSK encoded by the coding sequence ATGTCATCGAAACAGGACGGAGACGGACGAATTGATTACAACCGACGTGCCTTACTGAAGGCGCTTCCCATCGCTGGACTTGCGGTAGTCGGAACTGGCACTGCCGCAGCGAAGTCGGCGTTCCCAGCGGTCATCCCACTGCCCATTGGATTCCAACCGGAAGGTATCGTCACTGGCCTCGGTACCGACTTTTTCGTGGGGTCGCTCGCCGGTGGGGCCATCTACCGGGGGGACTTACGAACTGGAAGCGGGGACGTCTTCGTCCCACCCACGGGGGGTCCTGCAGTCGGTCTCTCACACGACGCTCGAAGCAACTACCTCTTCGTCGCCGGCGGCCCGACTGGGCGGGCGTCCGTGTACGACGCGGACACGGGTGCGCTGGTTGCTGACTACGAACTGCAGGACTCGCAGTTCGTGAACGACGTCGTGGTGACGAGGACGGCGGCGTACTTCACCGATTCGGCCCGGCCATCGCTGTACCGGATTCCACTGGGTGCGGGTGGAGACGTCCCCAACCAGAGCGCAGTCGAGGAGATTCCACTCAGTGGCGACTTCACGTCGGTGGCTGGGTTCAACGCGAACGGTATCGACGCACCGCCAAACGGGAAGTACCTCATCGTGGTAAATACGAGCACGGGACTACTCTACAAAGTCGACCCTGCGTCGGGCGACGCGACCGAAATTGACCTCGGAGGGGAGACTGTAACGGCGGGTGACGGTATCTTGCTGGCGGGCAGAACGCTCTACGTCGTCCGAAACCAACTCAACCAAATCGCTGTCGTGACACTCGACCCGGACGCGACTGCGGGCGAAGTCGTCGATGTGATAACCAACCCACTGTTCGACGTGCCGACGACGGTGACGGGGTTCGGGAACTCCCTCTACGCGGTGAATGCACGGTTCGGAACCCCACCAGCGAACGCAGAGTACGACGTGGTTCGGGTATCGAAGTAA
- a CDS encoding 2-dehydropantoate 2-reductase: MKFAIFGAGGVGGYLGARLADAGHEVHLIARGAHLAALQSDGLRVESVAGDTAVDLPATDDPSDIGPCEYVLLCTKAHDVKSAAADLSPLIGDDTAVVSFQNGVDSERWVADEIGEAHVVGGVAYIFSTIKEPGVVEHTGGPARFIYGELDGRTSPRIEALHDAMSESDGIDAVLADDIAVELWRKFAFICAQAGMTATTRLPIGDVRESDASWEMFRAIIEEVAAVARAEGVGLPDDLVPTWLDFARDLDPEMYSSLHYDLTHGKPMELEALHGSVVRHADEVGVEVPMNEAVYAILSPWADRNER, translated from the coding sequence ATGAAATTCGCGATTTTCGGTGCCGGTGGTGTCGGTGGATATCTCGGTGCCAGACTTGCAGACGCAGGACACGAGGTACACCTCATTGCGCGCGGGGCGCATCTTGCTGCCCTCCAGTCCGACGGGTTGCGCGTCGAGAGCGTCGCCGGCGACACGGCAGTCGACCTCCCTGCGACCGACGACCCGAGCGACATCGGCCCGTGCGAGTACGTGTTACTGTGCACGAAAGCGCACGACGTGAAGAGCGCGGCCGCCGACCTCTCACCCCTCATCGGAGACGACACGGCAGTCGTGTCGTTCCAGAACGGCGTCGACAGCGAACGGTGGGTTGCAGACGAAATTGGCGAGGCACACGTGGTCGGCGGTGTCGCGTACATCTTCTCGACTATCAAGGAACCGGGTGTCGTCGAACACACTGGCGGTCCGGCACGGTTCATCTACGGTGAACTCGACGGTCGAACCTCGCCTCGAATCGAGGCGCTCCACGACGCGATGTCCGAGAGCGACGGCATCGACGCGGTACTCGCAGACGACATCGCCGTCGAACTCTGGCGCAAGTTCGCGTTCATCTGTGCACAGGCCGGGATGACGGCAACGACTCGGCTTCCAATCGGTGACGTCCGCGAGAGTGACGCCTCGTGGGAGATGTTTCGTGCAATCATCGAAGAGGTGGCTGCAGTCGCTCGGGCGGAGGGCGTCGGCCTCCCCGACGACCTCGTCCCGACGTGGCTCGACTTCGCACGCGACCTCGACCCGGAGATGTACTCGTCGCTCCACTACGACCTCACACACGGCAAACCGATGGAACTCGAAGCGCTCCACGGGTCTGTCGTTCGGCACGCTGACGAGGTCGGCGTCGAGGTACCGATGAACGAAGCAGTCTACGCGATACTCAGTCCGTGGGCCGACCGAAACGAACGGTAG
- a CDS encoding Rieske (2Fe-2S) protein, which yields MATTDGFVPTIGVRDLRESGRELVSVDGRAVALFVHEGEVRAVDNACPHMGFPLIQGSVDDGVLTCHWHHARFELTCGDTFDPWADNVLTYPVDIRDGTVYVDPHPESSDSPHVHWSNRLEDGLEQNLRLVVAKSVIGLLDAGVDATDPLETGIQFGCRYRRQGWGPGLTILTAMANVLPDLTPDDRKRALYHGLIQVGNDVSNEPPQFEQDALGATETDYDRLLSWFRENVEVRDPAGAERVLRTAIDAGYDDEHLARLLATAATDHRYIQTGHVLDFVNKSCEALDHIGWGHADDVLPSLVRGLATADRGEESAQWRRPIDLASLLDDTFDELHRFVEFGAKKTWSRPDWMLDTLLGDDPDAIVDVLVEAIRDGATPEELADVVALAAGTRVAQFATSNEFSDWNTVHHTFTYANAVHQLAKRTDAMELYRGVFDAAINVYLDRFLNTPPAPLPDANPDANPSVELDTLRDAFDTEGRVNDAGRAAAHFLDAGGDLHTLRSELGKALLEEDAGFHTYQALEAGFSQAASRPPEEARVLLVGVARYLAAHSPTRREREQTFSIAARLQRGESVHESPSAE from the coding sequence ATGGCAACCACAGATGGATTCGTCCCCACTATCGGCGTTCGAGACCTTCGTGAGTCTGGTCGTGAACTCGTCTCGGTCGACGGACGTGCAGTCGCGCTCTTCGTCCACGAAGGTGAGGTTCGAGCGGTCGACAACGCGTGCCCGCACATGGGGTTTCCCCTGATACAGGGGAGTGTCGACGATGGTGTCCTCACCTGCCACTGGCATCACGCACGATTCGAACTCACGTGCGGAGACACGTTCGACCCGTGGGCCGACAACGTCCTCACCTACCCAGTCGATATCCGCGACGGCACCGTCTACGTCGACCCACACCCCGAATCGAGCGACTCGCCACACGTCCACTGGTCGAACAGACTCGAAGACGGTCTCGAACAGAACCTCAGACTGGTCGTCGCCAAGTCGGTTATCGGCCTCCTCGACGCCGGCGTCGATGCCACGGACCCGTTGGAGACCGGCATTCAGTTTGGCTGCCGATACCGGAGACAGGGGTGGGGACCGGGCCTCACCATCCTGACCGCGATGGCGAACGTGCTCCCAGACCTCACACCAGACGACCGAAAGCGCGCACTCTACCACGGCCTCATTCAGGTCGGCAACGACGTGTCGAACGAACCGCCACAGTTCGAACAGGACGCGCTGGGTGCGACAGAAACCGACTACGACCGCCTCTTGTCGTGGTTCCGTGAGAACGTCGAAGTCCGAGACCCTGCGGGTGCAGAGCGAGTTCTCAGGACCGCTATCGACGCCGGCTACGACGACGAACACCTCGCACGACTGCTCGCCACGGCGGCGACAGACCACCGGTACATCCAGACCGGCCACGTCCTCGACTTCGTCAACAAATCCTGCGAGGCGCTCGACCACATCGGGTGGGGCCACGCGGACGACGTTCTCCCGAGTCTCGTCCGCGGACTGGCGACCGCAGACCGGGGTGAAGAATCCGCACAGTGGCGTCGTCCAATCGACCTCGCAAGCCTCCTCGACGACACGTTCGACGAACTGCACCGGTTCGTCGAGTTCGGTGCAAAAAAGACGTGGTCACGACCCGACTGGATGCTCGACACACTCCTCGGCGACGACCCAGACGCCATCGTCGACGTACTCGTCGAAGCGATTCGCGATGGGGCGACCCCCGAAGAACTCGCCGACGTCGTCGCGCTCGCGGCCGGAACGCGGGTCGCACAGTTCGCGACGAGTAACGAGTTCAGCGATTGGAACACCGTCCACCACACGTTCACGTACGCCAACGCGGTCCACCAACTCGCGAAGCGAACAGACGCGATGGAGCTCTACCGCGGCGTGTTCGACGCCGCTATCAACGTCTACCTCGACCGCTTCCTGAACACGCCGCCAGCACCGCTCCCTGACGCGAATCCCGATGCAAATCCGAGCGTCGAACTCGATACGCTCAGAGACGCGTTCGACACGGAAGGCCGAGTGAACGATGCCGGGCGAGCAGCCGCCCACTTCCTCGATGCGGGAGGTGACCTCCACACACTCAGAAGTGAACTCGGCAAAGCACTCCTCGAAGAGGACGCTGGGTTCCACACCTACCAGGCCCTCGAAGCTGGGTTTTCGCAGGCAGCGAGCCGCCCGCCAGAAGAAGCACGGGTGCTCTTGGTCGGCGTCGCGCGATACCTCGCCGCACACTCGCCGACGCGTCGCGAGCGCGAACAGACGTTCTCTATCGCCGCACGTCTCCAGCGCGGGGAGTCAGTTCACGAATCGCCGTCGGCGGAGTGA
- a CDS encoding succinylglutamate desuccinylase/aspartoacylase family protein, which translates to MHTAETVTLARLPSGVPVQTTVHIYEPDDEPDGPTLYVQAAQHGREINGTEVLRRLHGRLERAELTGRVVAVPVADPLTFDRVSYVTPEAIDSVNSNMNRVWPGDADGSLHERMAASLWEYASDADAIVDLHTGSPDMLTHTVYRKNDDASRDLAEAFGVSLLLAEAAGEDAEEEWTKRNFGGKLRVAATEADIPSITPELAHNKQLVESAIVAGVDGLLNVCRSLGILPGAVESWDGQTYRNHLGRVTADTSGLFVAREDLELGQEVRPGDHLGWVYDPTKYTVLQEVEVERAGIIYSIAREATVTAGKTLVGVALPLDGGVDDELDTDDVFGDADDELDI; encoded by the coding sequence ATGCACACTGCGGAGACCGTGACGCTCGCCCGGTTGCCCTCTGGCGTCCCGGTGCAGACGACGGTTCACATCTACGAACCCGACGACGAACCGGACGGACCGACGCTCTACGTGCAGGCCGCCCAACACGGCCGCGAGATAAACGGGACCGAGGTGCTTCGCCGACTCCACGGTCGACTCGAACGCGCGGAGCTGACGGGTCGCGTGGTCGCCGTACCTGTCGCCGACCCCCTGACGTTCGACCGCGTGTCGTACGTCACGCCAGAAGCCATCGACTCGGTCAACTCCAACATGAACCGCGTCTGGCCAGGTGACGCTGACGGCAGTCTCCACGAGCGCATGGCTGCCTCTCTGTGGGAGTACGCCAGTGACGCCGACGCCATCGTCGACCTCCACACCGGCAGTCCCGACATGCTCACTCACACTGTCTACCGCAAGAACGACGACGCCTCGCGTGACCTCGCGGAGGCGTTCGGCGTGAGCCTGCTCCTCGCTGAGGCCGCGGGCGAAGACGCCGAAGAGGAGTGGACCAAGCGCAACTTCGGCGGGAAACTCCGTGTCGCGGCCACGGAAGCAGACATCCCATCTATCACACCTGAACTCGCACACAACAAGCAACTCGTCGAGTCGGCTATCGTCGCCGGCGTCGACGGACTACTCAACGTCTGTCGGAGTCTCGGCATACTTCCCGGTGCCGTCGAGTCGTGGGACGGCCAGACCTATCGGAACCACCTCGGGCGCGTCACCGCCGACACCTCGGGCCTCTTCGTCGCCCGCGAAGACCTCGAACTCGGTCAGGAAGTCCGCCCCGGCGACCACCTCGGGTGGGTGTACGACCCAACCAAGTACACCGTCCTACAGGAAGTCGAAGTAGAGCGCGCGGGTATCATCTACTCCATCGCCCGTGAGGCAACCGTTACAGCCGGGAAGACGCTCGTCGGCGTGGCGCTTCCGCTGGACGGCGGAGTGGACGACGAGTTAGACACAGACGACGTGTTCGGTGACGCGGACGACGAACTCGACATATAG